The following are encoded together in the Desertifilum tharense IPPAS B-1220 genome:
- a CDS encoding YlqD family protein, producing MDTSQSHLLLKRPVTVKAIVTPRWKEEAQQQLQTQLNQVDSQLQQLEMQGQRMIAEIQKQTIQPPGPQTAQQMENIQLQVNQRKNELLEQKNMMLQQLNQVQMLELNQEVDQGQIDSFFRIEPGDNLIQKMRVEILLRDGVVEEIRGDI from the coding sequence ACTTCTCAATCACACTTGCTCTTGAAGCGACCCGTTACCGTCAAAGCAATTGTTACGCCTCGTTGGAAAGAAGAAGCGCAACAGCAGTTACAAACTCAACTCAATCAAGTGGATAGCCAACTGCAACAGTTGGAAATGCAGGGACAGCGAATGATTGCTGAAATCCAAAAGCAAACCATTCAACCCCCCGGCCCCCAAACGGCTCAGCAAATGGAAAATATCCAATTGCAAGTGAACCAGCGTAAAAACGAACTGCTCGAACAAAAAAATATGATGCTTCAGCAGTTGAATCAGGTGCAAATGCTCGAACTCAACCAAGAAGTAGACCAGGGACAAATTGATAGCTTCTTCCGCATCGAACCGGGAGATAACTTGATTCAAAAAATGCGCGTGGAAATTCTGCTCCGAGATGGAGTAGTTGAAGAAATTCGCGGCGATATCTAA